Proteins from a genomic interval of Streptomyces fodineus:
- a CDS encoding ABC transporter substrate-binding protein — translation MRARRSGMVMAAALGLVAVAGCGGAGDGEGQGGPASKGGTLHVLSSLDLEHLDPARNYVTSSEDVGRLVYRTLTTYAAAPGPAGGKIVPDLATDTGRPSDGARTWTFTLKAGVKFEDGRPITSRDIKYGVERSFAAELPEGPPYARMWLAGARSYKGPYKDKQGLASIGTPDDRTIVFKLSRPVADFGSAVSLPIFAPVPQDKDTGVRYDSRPFSSGPYKIGAFEPKKRLTLVRNTYWSPATDTVRKGLPDTIVIDLNLDAAVVDQRLIAAQGQDADAVAFEPVGPASVGPVMANPAVHKRLVVGESINTRYLSINTRHKPLDDVRVRQAIAYALDKDALRTARGGPIAGRLATTLLPPSLPGAVPDDPYPSPGGKGDPAKAKALLAQAGHASDLTLTLDTPATAGGQTQGEVVQASLAKAGIKVKINAISSSAFYSTVGNTAQEHDLVIDGWTPDWPGASTYLPLVFDGRLITPEGNNDHAQYDSAKVNARIDAIAAMKDPAAAATAYGQLAKQIMADAPVVPFLWDKAAVLTGPHVTGAYGHIAYVGRLDLVSLGLRK, via the coding sequence GTGAGAGCACGACGTTCGGGGATGGTCATGGCCGCTGCCCTGGGACTCGTCGCCGTCGCCGGCTGCGGGGGAGCCGGCGACGGCGAGGGGCAGGGCGGGCCCGCGAGCAAGGGGGGCACGCTTCATGTGCTCTCCAGCCTCGACCTGGAGCACCTCGACCCGGCCCGCAACTACGTCACCTCCTCCGAGGACGTGGGCCGCCTCGTCTACCGGACGCTGACGACGTACGCGGCGGCACCCGGCCCGGCCGGCGGCAAGATCGTGCCGGATCTGGCGACGGACACCGGCCGCCCGAGCGACGGGGCCCGCACCTGGACCTTCACGCTCAAGGCAGGGGTGAAGTTCGAGGACGGACGGCCGATCACCAGCCGGGACATCAAGTACGGGGTCGAGCGGTCGTTCGCCGCGGAACTCCCCGAAGGCCCGCCGTACGCGCGCATGTGGCTTGCCGGGGCCCGGAGTTACAAGGGCCCCTACAAGGACAAGCAGGGGCTCGCCTCGATCGGGACCCCCGACGACCGGACGATCGTCTTCAAGCTCAGCCGGCCGGTGGCCGACTTCGGTTCCGCCGTGTCGCTGCCGATCTTCGCACCGGTTCCGCAGGACAAGGACACCGGCGTCCGCTACGACAGCAGGCCCTTCTCCTCCGGCCCGTACAAGATCGGGGCATTCGAGCCCAAGAAACGGCTCACACTGGTCCGCAACACCTACTGGAGTCCGGCCACCGACACCGTGCGCAAGGGCCTGCCGGACACGATCGTGATCGATCTCAACCTCGACGCGGCCGTCGTCGACCAGCGGCTGATCGCCGCTCAGGGACAGGACGCGGACGCGGTCGCCTTCGAGCCGGTCGGCCCGGCCTCGGTCGGGCCGGTGATGGCCAACCCCGCGGTGCACAAGAGGCTGGTCGTCGGCGAGTCCATCAACACGCGGTACCTGAGCATCAACACCCGGCACAAGCCCCTCGACGACGTCCGGGTACGGCAGGCGATCGCCTACGCGCTGGACAAGGACGCACTGCGCACCGCCCGGGGCGGCCCGATCGCCGGCCGACTCGCCACCACCCTGCTGCCGCCGTCGCTGCCCGGCGCCGTCCCCGACGATCCCTATCCGAGCCCCGGCGGCAAGGGCGATCCGGCCAAGGCCAAGGCGCTCCTGGCCCAGGCGGGCCACGCCTCGGACCTGACCCTCACCCTCGACACCCCGGCCACCGCGGGCGGTCAGACGCAGGGTGAGGTGGTGCAGGCGTCCCTGGCCAAGGCCGGGATCAAGGTGAAGATCAACGCGATCAGTTCGTCCGCGTTCTACAGCACGGTGGGCAACACCGCCCAGGAACACGACCTGGTGATCGACGGCTGGACACCCGACTGGCCCGGCGCCTCCACCTACCTGCCGCTCGTGTTCGACGGCCGGCTGATCACCCCCGAGGGCAACAACGACCACGCCCAGTACGACTCGGCCAAGGTCAACGCCCGCATCGACGCGATCGCCGCGATGAAGGACCCCGCTGCCGCCGCGACCGCCTACGGCCAACTGGCCAAGCAGATCATGGCAGATGCTCCGGTCGTGCCGTTCCTGTGGGACAAGGCGGCCGTCCTGACCGGCCCTCATGTCACCGGCGCATACGGGCACATCGCCTACGTCGGACGACTGGATCTGGTCTCCCTGGGGCTGCGCAAGTGA